One Thioclava electrotropha DNA segment encodes these proteins:
- a CDS encoding Hint domain-containing protein: protein MRAQQGWIGAQIAHRGAVRFDERRLPELLARGSLMLEFTLMRGEQSPLPLIHLHQREGWRNFLSLNLDVDGRIVLAQRRGAAVHAISIDATQERLTGGRMRLSWRWDGPGRESLLTLEALDQRTIRQQAGVAPLPLTRDEAAALLDPAGPARIGPRVDWLALGDHLQPMGPAGCFAPATPIQTPEGVVPAARLRAGDLVETVDAGPQPVLWSGRVSLPSLGHLRPVKLCAPVFSARQDLWVMPQHRVALSGPSVDFIFGEDEVLIEARSLADGCAALQPDCPGVLEWHGLLLGGHHLLIADGCKLESLHIGRLARQPLLAATTAFAGLVREGGVPLHRKPVRKIVSGYEAKTLASARRQGLRPFVA, encoded by the coding sequence ATGAGGGCGCAACAGGGCTGGATCGGTGCGCAGATCGCACATCGCGGCGCGGTGAGGTTCGACGAGCGCAGGTTGCCGGAGCTGCTCGCACGCGGCAGCCTGATGCTAGAGTTCACCCTGATGCGCGGCGAGCAATCGCCCCTGCCGCTGATCCATCTGCATCAGCGCGAAGGCTGGCGGAATTTCCTCTCGCTCAATCTCGATGTCGACGGACGGATCGTGCTGGCGCAGCGGCGCGGCGCGGCGGTTCATGCGATCTCGATCGACGCCACGCAGGAGCGGCTGACCGGCGGGCGGATGCGGCTGAGCTGGCGCTGGGACGGACCGGGACGCGAGAGCCTGCTGACGCTGGAGGCGCTCGATCAGCGCACGATCCGGCAGCAGGCGGGCGTGGCGCCGCTGCCGCTGACCCGTGACGAGGCCGCGGCCCTGCTCGATCCGGCGGGGCCCGCGCGGATCGGGCCGCGCGTCGATTGGCTGGCGCTTGGCGATCATCTGCAACCGATGGGACCGGCGGGCTGCTTCGCCCCCGCGACCCCGATCCAGACGCCGGAGGGCGTGGTGCCAGCGGCGCGGCTTCGCGCGGGCGATCTGGTCGAGACCGTCGACGCCGGACCGCAGCCGGTGCTGTGGTCTGGCCGGGTCAGCCTGCCTTCGCTGGGTCATCTGCGTCCGGTGAAGCTCTGTGCGCCGGTCTTCTCCGCACGACAGGATCTGTGGGTCATGCCGCAGCACCGTGTGGCGCTGAGCGGGCCGTCGGTGGATTTCATCTTCGGCGAGGACGAGGTGCTCATCGAGGCGCGCTCGCTGGCCGATGGCTGCGCCGCGCTGCAACCCGATTGCCCCGGCGTGCTCGAATGGCACGGGCTGTTGCTGGGCGGCCATCACCTGCTGATCGCGGATGGCTGCAAGCTGGAGAGCCTGCATATCGGGCGGCTCGCCCGGCAACCGCTTCTGGCGGCGACCACGGCCTTTGCGGGGCTTGTGCGCGAGGGCGGGGTGCCGCTCCATCGCAAGCCGGTGCGCAAGATCGTCTCGGGCTATGAGGCGAAGACGCTAGCCTCCGCCCGCCGTCAGGGGCTGCGCCCCTTCGTGGCTTAA
- a CDS encoding sulfite exporter TauE/SafE family protein has translation MFGMEVWQIFAALGVTLFAGFVKGAVGFAMPMIMLSSFASFLPPHQALALLILPTLVTNVMQAFRQGVGAAVGSIKNYRLFIAMIIVFIPISATLVDVIPQPVMYALLGGPIVAFSIWQISGRQIPMPTRHRALTETGLGIVAGLYGGISGIWGPPLIIYLISIDAPKQEAVRILGVVFLTGAIILTGSHLVSGVLNAQTIPLSLLMILPALAGMRLGFKAQDRLDPVRFRWWTLILLGVAGLNLLRRALMG, from the coding sequence ATGTTCGGAATGGAAGTTTGGCAAATATTCGCGGCGCTTGGAGTCACGCTTTTCGCAGGTTTCGTGAAAGGCGCGGTCGGTTTCGCGATGCCGATGATCATGCTGTCGAGCTTCGCATCCTTCCTGCCGCCGCATCAGGCGCTGGCGCTTCTGATCCTGCCGACGCTGGTGACCAACGTGATGCAGGCCTTCCGTCAAGGGGTCGGCGCGGCGGTGGGGTCGATCAAGAATTACCGGCTGTTCATCGCGATGATCATCGTCTTCATCCCGATCAGCGCGACCCTCGTCGATGTGATCCCGCAGCCGGTGATGTACGCGCTCTTGGGCGGGCCGATCGTCGCCTTCTCGATCTGGCAGATCTCGGGACGTCAGATCCCGATGCCCACGCGCCACCGGGCGCTGACCGAGACGGGGCTGGGCATCGTCGCGGGGCTCTATGGCGGGATTTCGGGGATCTGGGGGCCGCCGCTGATCATCTACCTGATCTCGATCGACGCACCGAAACAGGAGGCCGTGCGCATCCTTGGCGTCGTCTTCCTGACCGGCGCGATCATCCTGACCGGCTCGCATCTGGTCTCGGGCGTGCTGAACGCGCAGACGATCCCGCTGTCGCTTTTGATGATCCTGCCCGCGCTGGCAGGGATGAGGCTGGGCTTCAAGGCGCAGGACCGGCTCGACCCGGTGCGATTCCGGTGGTGGACACTGATCCTGCTGGGCGTGGCCGGGCTGAACCTGCTGCGCCGTGCGCTGATGGGTTAA